In the Terriglobia bacterium genome, TTTCCAGGGCGGCGAGCGCGAAGCGCGGGCAGCGCTCGACCGCAACCCCTCCTACGGCGCCTATCTCGCTCTGGCGGAGGCCCAAGTCGGGCAGGGGCAGTTGTCGCAAGCCGCCGAAACCTATCACAAGCTGGAAACGGTCAGCGCGCTGGGCGCTTCCATTGCCGCTTCAGGTCTCGCCGACTTGGCTTCCTATGAAGGCCGTTTCGAAACGGCTGTGCGACTCCTTGAACATGGCGCGGCCGCCGACCTCGCGGCCAAAAGACCTGAGAACGCCGCCGACAAGTTTGCGGCGCTGGCCAACACGCAGCTCTTGCGAGGCCAGAAGGGGGCGGCAGTCGCCGCCGCCGACAAGGCGCTGGCCAATAGCCAGTCCGTGCAAGTCAGGTTCCTGGCGGCGCAGACTTTTCTCGAGGCTGGAGAAACGGCCAAAGCGCAAAAACTCGCTGCCGGTCTCGGTTCCGAGCTGCAGGCCGAGCCTCAGGCCTATGCCAAAATCATTGCGGGAAAGTCCGCTCTCAAGCGGGGAGACGCCCGCCAGGCCATTAAAGATCTTACCGAGGCCAACAACCTGTTGGATACCTGGATCGGCCGCTTCGAGCTTGGCCGGGTCTATCTGGAAGCCGGGCAGTTCGTGGAAGCGGATTCGGAATTCGACCGCTGCATCAAGCGCCGTGGCGAAGCTCTCGAACTCTTCATGGATAATGTGGCCACGTACGCCTACTTTCCCCCGGTTTATTACTACCAGGGACGTGTGCGGGAAGGGCTCAAGAGCCCCGGCTTCGCGGAGTCTTATCGTACCTATCTGAGCATCCGCGGCCAGACTGGCGAGGATCCCCTGGTCCCCGCAGTCCGCCGGCGCCTCGGTCAGTGAAATCTGGGAAAGCCCTTGCCGCGCGCACCCGGCCTCCACTCGCTACCGCACAAGACGCAAGCTTAAGAGCGTGTAACAAAACCCTACTAAGACTCCCAAGCGGTGGCGGGAACCGGCGGCCCAAAGAAAAATCAAAAAAAGAGCTTGCATTGTGCTCTAGTGTTATAGTTAACTATAACACTAAGCGGACCGGTGAGCGCTCGCACCTGAGAACGCGAGAGAGAAGCCCGACCCGAAAGTAAAGAAGCTTAAGGAGAATGAAACATGAAATCCCTTCGTTTTGTGCTGTCCGTTGTTCTGATGTCGCTCTCCACCGTGGCTTTCGCGCAGTCCCAGGCGCACAAGATGGACGCGCCAAAAGCCGCCGCGCAGAAGTCCGACGCGCAGATGTCCTTCGCAACCATGAAAACCCTGGCGGGAGAGTGGGAAGGCCCCGTAACCGTCCCGGAGATGCCGGAGATGTCAGGCGGCATGCCGATGCACGTCTCGCTGCGCGTGACCTCGAGGGGGAACGCGCTCGTGCACGAGTTACAGGAAGCAGGAACGCCGTTGGATGCGACCAAGTACGACCATCCGGTCACGATGCTTTACGTGGACGGAGACCAGCTCACGCTGGTTCACTATTGCGACGCGGGGAACCGGCCGCGCATGACCGGCAAGATGTCGCCCGACGGCAAGACGGTCGAGTTCGAGTTCAAGGACATCAGCGGGAGCACGGAGTACCACATGCAGACGTTCATGATGAAGGACAAGCCGATCCACGCGCACTTCGATCTGCGGCGGAAGAACTGAGGCGCGCCGCCTCTTTGGTAAGGTTGGGTTTCCTGGAAAACCTGATGGACCTTGAGTGGAACGACAGTCAGCCGATTTACCGTCAGCTTCGCGACCGTGTCGTCGCGATGATACTCGACGGAGTTCTCAAGGAAGGCGACCCGCTGCCCTCGGTGCGCCATGTCGCGGCCGAGTATCGGGTCAATCCGCTCACGGTTCTGAAGGGCTATCAGCAACTGGTGGACGAGGGGCTGGTCGAGGCCAAACGAGGCCGCGGCATGTTCATCAATGCCGGCGCGCGCAGTTTGTTGCTCAAGGGCGAACGCCAGAAGTTTCTTGCCGAAGAATGGCCCCGGGTCCAGGCAACCATTCAGCGGCTCGGCCTGACGGCGGAAGAACTCCTGGACGGCGTAACCCACCGGTCGTCTCCAGATGACGCACAGTCGAAACCCGCCGAGTCGAATCCCCCCGAGAAGGAGCGCTGAAGCCATGGCATGCATAGAAGCACGCGGTCTCCGTAAGGCGTTCGGAACAACGATCGCGCTGGACGGCATCAATTTGCGTGTTGAAGAGGGCCGCATCCTCGGACTCATTGGTCCCAACGGCGCAGGCAAGACCACCGCACTCAACGCGATTCTCGGCCTCATTCCCTACCAGGGAGAACTGAGTGTGCTGGGACGCAACCCCTGGACCGAGCGTGATCAGCTCATGCGCGACGCCTCGTTCATTGCCGATGTCGCCGTGCTGCCGCGCTGGTTGCAGGTTTCGCAGGCGCTCGATTACGTCGCCGGCGTGCACCCGCGATTCGATCGCGCGAAGGCGGAAGGTTTTCTGGCGAAGACCACGATCCGCCGCGCCAGCAAAGTCAGGGAATTATCCAAGGGCATGGTGGCCCAACTGCATCTCGCCCTGGTCATGGCCATTGACGCGAAGCTGCTGGTGCTGGACGAGCCGACGCTTGGTCTCGACATCCTCTATCGCAAGCAGTTCTACGATTCCCTGCTGAACGACTACTTCGATCGCAGTCGCACCATCGTGGTGACGACGCACCAGGTGGAAGAGGTCCAGCACGTCCTCACCGATCTCATGTTCATCAACCGCGGCCGCATCGTACTCGATTGCAGCATGGAACAATTGGAGTCGCGCTATCTGGAAGTGATGGTGCATCCCGAGCAACTCGCCGCGGCACGGGCGCTCAAGCCAATGCACGAGCGCCAGGGGTTCGGTCGCAGCATCCTGCTGTTCGATGCTGTCGATCGTCAGCAACTCGCCGCACTGGGCGAGGTGCGGACACCCAGCATCGCCGACTTGTTCGTTGCCGTGATCGGCGATCCGGCCGGAGAAACACAAGGAGCGGCTGTATGAATACTCATTCGAGTGCCGTGCCTGAGTCCTTCGACTCCCAGGGAGTCGCGCCCGCGGTCATGTCAGCGACTCGGCCAATGTATTGGTCGGTGCGACGCGAATTGTGGGAGAACCGTTCCATCTTTATCGCGCCGCTGGCCGTTGCCGCCCTGTTTCTGTTCGGCTTCTTGATCAGCACCATTCGTCTGCCGGGCAAGGTGCGTGCTGCGTTGGTGCTCGACATCATACAGCAGCACAACTTGGTCGCGCAGCCGTACCTAATCGCTTCGGGTCTGATGATGCTGACCACTCTTGTCGTCGGGGTGTTCTACTGTCTCGACGCGCTGCACGGCGAACGTCGCGATCGCAGCATCCTGTTCTGGAAGTCGCTGCCGGTTTCCGATCTCACGGCCGTGCTTTCCAAGGCGATCACTCCGATCGTGATCCTCCCGCTGGTCAACTTCGCGATCACCGTTGTGACGCAGTGGATCATGCTGTTGGTGAGCACCGCGGTCCTGCTGGGGAGCGGTCTGAGTGTCGCGCCGCTATGGACCCATGCGTCGCTGTTCCAGACGTGGCTGATGCTGCTCTACCACCTCCTGACTGTTCATGGCCTCTGGTACGCGCCAATCTATGGCTGGCTGCTGCTGGTGTCAGTGTGGGCAAGGCGCTCGCCATTTCTATGGGCCGCCTTACCGCTGCTCGCGATCGGCGTCGTCGAGAAGATTGCGTTTAATACTTCGCATTTCGCCGCGATGCTGGTAAACCGCATGCTCGGTGGTGGGGGAGGCAGCGACGACTTCATGACCGGCAGCCTCTCGATGGATCCCCTGATGCACTTTACTCCGGGTCAGTTCCTGTTCAGCCCGGGTCTGTGGATCGGGCTGGCAATCGCCGCGGCATTCCTCGCCGCAGCCGTCCGGCTGCGCCGCTATCAAGGGCCGATCTGAGTCGCATGCAGTCTTGATCCCAATTCATCCCATAAGGGGAAACGATGATGAACCACAGCAGAAATGATGGAACGGATTGCAGAGGCGATCCTCGGAACAGAGGATGATCCCTTAAAAGACAACAGGGCCCTGATCGGTGTGCGCCGATCAAGGCCCAGGGCACTTCGGAACAAGCCGAGTCAAGCCCGGGTTTGCCGGGCATTTCTTACCACTCGAACACCCTCAGCGCAGTCCTCTCTACATGGCCATCCTGCAAATCCAGCTCAATAATGTAGCAACCGGTGTGGAAATACTCGGCGTTCCATTTAAAGACGAACTGGTTGTGGACGGTGTCGTAGCTGAACGAGCTGTGCGCTGCAACCGCCCCGGTTGACGGATTGTACAGCGAAGTCAGGTTGGTACCCGGCGGCACAGTGCTGGGCAGCGGGCACACGTGATTCGCTGGCAGCGGGCTGAAGTACACCCCCAACGTGTTGAAATTCAGCGCGCTGATGAAATTACCGCCCGGGCCGGTGATTTGCCACTTGATGGGAATAAGGTCATCCTCAAGGGCGCCCGAGTTAGAACTATCCCCAGCCGTTGCGAGCGGTGACAGGAACCCGACGAAGATGCAAGGAACATTGATACTGGCAGTCGTATTCGAAGGAACGCTCTCCCGGCCATCCGACGCCAGCACGGCAGTCACGAAATATGTGTAACTGGCGCAGCCCACTTGTGTGTCGAGGTAACTGGTCGCCGGAGGGGCGCCCGTGACCGTGGTGTAGAGGCTGGCAGCCCCGCCATTCACTGCGCGGTAGATTTTATAAGCTGAAATCGTACCGAAGCTTGGGGCGGTCCAGCTCAGTTGTATGGCGTTAGCCGCCGTCAGGGTTGCGTTGAGGTTCCTCGGAGGACGGACAACGGAGTTGGCCACCTCGACAGTTATCTCCCCACTGCCTAAGCCGCCGCCCACGCCGAAGATCCCGCCACCGACGCCAAAGATTCCGCCGCCCACGCCGAAGATCCCGCCACCGACGCCAAAGATTCCGCCGCCGACGCCGAAAATCCCGCCGCCCACGCCGAAGATCCCGCCACCGACGCCGAAAATCCCGCCGCCCACGCCGAAGATTCCGGCGCCCGGTATGTTGTTTCCGGTGGCGCCAATCTGCCGCAGGTCAACATGCGCCCAATCATTGAAGCCGCGCAAAGTGCTACTGGGAATGCCGTCGAAATTAATGTCCTGACCGGCAGACCACTGAATCGCTGCGCTTGGACCATCCAGACGAAACGTAGCAGGGTCGGTTGCCAGCAGCGGTGAGCCGTCACAATGATGCGTCGCCGCACTGCCTACCGGTTGATTGGGAGCATACCAAGTCGTCGTGCCGAACAAGGCGCTCGCCAGCACATTGGACGGCGACGCACTGCTCTCGTCCAGTGGGGTCAGCTCCTGACTGGAATAGTCCAGGACGTTATTGGGCCCCAACAGGTCCACCTGGAACAGGTAATTCATCACGCTCTGGAAGTTCGGTTTGCAGTTGGGCCCAATCGTACCCACGGAACTACCTGGGGTGTCGAAATACAAGCCGCCATGCGTCAATGCAAGTGTGTGCCCGAGTTCATGCATGAACGTTCCGGCTTGCACCGGCACGGTTTGACCGTCGGCGCCCCAACCACCCAGCGTAATGGTCGAGTCTGCCCCCCCAATGTCGGAATAACCGGAAGTTGTTCCGGCCGTGCCCTTGCTGACGGAAAGGCTGGGGTCGGTGGTCTTGGTGTAACTCCCGTCGGGTACATTGGCGGTTTGGATCGTGAAACTGTTCGCCGACGTGACACTCTGGACAAAGTATGTCCCGCTCAGATTGGCACTCGAGATTGCGTCGGAGACGGTAACCCGGTCCGTCCCCGCCGTAAGCCCGTGGGGATACAGAGTAGTCAATGTTGCAACGTTACTGGCGTCCACCAGGCTGGCCAGCGATCCGTCTTGCAAGGTCCAATTCGCCAGCCCCAGGGAATGGCCGAACAATGCATAGTGATAGCTATCCTTCCGCCCGTGCTGGAAACGCCTGATGCACGCCGGGCTGGTGGCGGCCTCGCACGAGGCTTCGTCCGGGTAATTGAGTGGCTGGTTCTTGAGGAATTCAAAACCGCCCTTCCAGCCAACCACCCCCGCTTGACCAGGGTATGGACACAGCTTCGGCGGCGAGGTGGAGTAGTCGTCGGTACACGCGGTCTCGGGGATTACATTGCCCGGCGCCAGATGCAGGTTGATGCCCTGCGCCAAGAATGCGGCTTTCATCATCGCCACAGCAGTCGGATCCGGTACATGCGAATGTCCATTGGCCGGGTCACAGGTCCCATCTGGGTTTAACGAGCTGCAGTTGTGCATGTAATCGGCTTGGATGAAGAGGTCCTTCTGGCCGAGGACTGCACCCGTCAGATCCACCCATGAACCGTCCTTCACATCGGTGTAGCCATGGTTGGTCTTCCATGTGTTCAGCAGTCCGTCGTTGTCAGTGTTCTGCACCGTGCTGCTGAAGACGACTGCGCTCCATGACACACAGCCGCAGTCCGGGTCCACGAAAGTCGTCTCCGAAGAATCCTCGGCGTTGACGGCACTGCCGTAGTTATTCACCACCCAGGTCGGATTGTCCCAGGAGCCGTTGTAGAGCTTTCCCGAGCTGTTGTAGTACCCCGGGAACGGAGGCTTGGTGCCGTACAGAGAGGGAAGGCGAACAGCGACGTGGGTCTTGTCGTTGAGTAAATATACGCTTTCACTTTTGTTACTCTGACCGTTGCCCACGATGTGCGTGATCTTCGCCACCGGGCCTGCGGCAGCCTCATAGAACCCCTGGATCCCCTGGAGCATGTCATCCGAGTGGTTGCTCGGAGTAAAAGCGCCGTCGTAGAGGACCACCGAGGTCAGCGGAACTGTCGGCGAGAGAACCCGGTAAATGATCACCAGGCTTGCGCCCAGGGTCAGAGGGGCTCCGCCACCATTGCTTCCACTATCGGCCAGGCGCACTACACCCTGGACGTGCCCATTCGAATCCAACTTCAGATAGGGACGCACATCCGCGCGATAGGACCGGATCGTCTTGGAACCGTTGGACCAGCCCGTACATCCACCCGAGCTCCACGACACGGGAGCGTTGGGATTGCCCAGCACTGCTCCCGCGATGGCGTAACCGTTGAAATACCCCTGCTGCCCGGCGAACGTCGTCTGCGAACTTTCGATAGTCTGCCAGTAGAGGAACGCCGCGACGATGTCGGCGCCGGGAGGCACGCCCGTGGCAGGAACGGAATTCGCGTCGGGAATGCTAATGGTCCCGGTCGCGAAGCCGTTGACCCCCGACCCGCGCAACCCGACCCCGCCGACGACGTAATCGCCGGTCACGAAATAATTGTTGAAGAAATTCAGAGGGGGTGGCGCCGGCGGGTTGTTCGCCAACGCTGACAGCGCGAACAGCGACAGCACAAGTACTGACACGATCACGGTCGTCCTTGCCACCATGCGGCGCGAACGCGGTTTCGCTATACTGAAAAGCGACATGGGAATTCCTCTCTCTTTTTCGTTGTTCGGTGCTTGGGCACACCCCTGGGCGGGCCGGAGACTTCTGCCATCCTGCTACTTAGAGTGCAAGCATACTAATCGCTCGGCCTGACAAAAGCAAAGCGACGCGAGCCGCATTATTGACTGCAGCGCAGCATTCTTGCTGCCACTCGTAGCTCGGCTGTGGAAGCATAAGTCTTTGCCAGGCTGCTGATTACGATTGGAAGGACGGCCGGCAGGCGCCTCAGCCGCAAACTTCTGCGCATTCCAGAGAAAACTTCTGTACTTCCGCATCATGCAGCGAAATGCAAAAAGGGCGGCCGAAGCCGCCCCGAATCGATCATGCAATCTCCGATGTTAAACCGGCTGCACGTTTTCCGCTTGCCAACCCTTGGGCCCCTTGACGACGTTAAACTGCACCACTTGGCCTTCCTGCAAGCTGCGGAAGCCTCCGGCCTGGATGGCCGAGTAATGGACAAAAACGTCCTCCCCATTCTGCCGGCTGATGAATCCATACCCCTTGGCGTCGTTGAACCACTTTACTGTTCCTTGTTCCATGGCAGTGCCAATTCCTTTTCTTCGGTGTTTGGACGTGGGATCTTGAATCGGAACCTCAGAGGCAGGAGCGTGCTGCTTGCAGATACTGCTCTCGACCGCTTCAAAACCACGCACTAATATCATACATGAAAGCAGCCGGATGGCCGGGACCGAACTCGTGGCGATCATATATCTATCTATTTTTCAATAGCTTAGGGGGCCGCTGAAAAACACCAAGTGAAGCTCGTTTTGAAAGGGCGCGGCTTCAGCCGCGCCGCAAATTGCCCTTTATTATTGTCATTCCGAGGGGCTTCAGCCCCGAGGAATCTCGGTTTTGTTCTATCTACGCGAGTTTTTCAGCAGCCCTTTAGGAGCCGGTCGTTGCGGGAGAGTTTGACCTACAGAATTTTCTTGCCGAACGCCGAAAGCGCCAGTTCCACCGCCAGATCGGCGGTGCGGTTATGCTCGTCAATCACCGGGTTCACTTCCACGATCTCGAAGCTCACCATGCGCCCGTGGTCGGCAATGATCTCCATCGCCAGGTGAGCTTCGCGGTAGGTGGCGCCGCCGCGGACGGGGGTACCCACCCCGGGCGCGTCCTCCGGGTCAATCCAGTCCATGTCGAGCGAGACGTGGTATCCGGCAGTGCCGCGTCCCGCCATGCGCAGCGCCTCTTCCATCACGGTGCGCATGCCGCGCTCGTCGATGTCGCGCATGGTGAACACCTCGATGCCGGCGCGCTTGATGTTTTCCTTCTCGATGGTGTCAACGTCACGCACCCCGATGAGCACGCAATTCTCCGGCCTCACCTTGGGCGAGAAACCGAAAATGTTGGCCAGCTCTGACGGCCACAGTCCCATGATTGCCGCCAGCGGCATGCCATGCACGTTGCCGCTCG is a window encoding:
- a CDS encoding GntR family transcriptional regulator; the protein is MDLEWNDSQPIYRQLRDRVVAMILDGVLKEGDPLPSVRHVAAEYRVNPLTVLKGYQQLVDEGLVEAKRGRGMFINAGARSLLLKGERQKFLAEEWPRVQATIQRLGLTAEELLDGVTHRSSPDDAQSKPAESNPPEKER
- a CDS encoding ABC transporter ATP-binding protein produces the protein MACIEARGLRKAFGTTIALDGINLRVEEGRILGLIGPNGAGKTTALNAILGLIPYQGELSVLGRNPWTERDQLMRDASFIADVAVLPRWLQVSQALDYVAGVHPRFDRAKAEGFLAKTTIRRASKVRELSKGMVAQLHLALVMAIDAKLLVLDEPTLGLDILYRKQFYDSLLNDYFDRSRTIVVTTHQVEEVQHVLTDLMFINRGRIVLDCSMEQLESRYLEVMVHPEQLAAARALKPMHERQGFGRSILLFDAVDRQQLAALGEVRTPSIADLFVAVIGDPAGETQGAAV
- a CDS encoding ABC transporter permease, with the translated sequence MNTHSSAVPESFDSQGVAPAVMSATRPMYWSVRRELWENRSIFIAPLAVAALFLFGFLISTIRLPGKVRAALVLDIIQQHNLVAQPYLIASGLMMLTTLVVGVFYCLDALHGERRDRSILFWKSLPVSDLTAVLSKAITPIVILPLVNFAITVVTQWIMLLVSTAVLLGSGLSVAPLWTHASLFQTWLMLLYHLLTVHGLWYAPIYGWLLLVSVWARRSPFLWAALPLLAIGVVEKIAFNTSHFAAMLVNRMLGGGGGSDDFMTGSLSMDPLMHFTPGQFLFSPGLWIGLAIAAAFLAAAVRLRRYQGPI
- a CDS encoding fibronectin type III domain-containing protein encodes the protein MSLFSIAKPRSRRMVARTTVIVSVLVLSLFALSALANNPPAPPPLNFFNNYFVTGDYVVGGVGLRGSGVNGFATGTISIPDANSVPATGVPPGADIVAAFLYWQTIESSQTTFAGQQGYFNGYAIAGAVLGNPNAPVSWSSGGCTGWSNGSKTIRSYRADVRPYLKLDSNGHVQGVVRLADSGSNGGGAPLTLGASLVIIYRVLSPTVPLTSVVLYDGAFTPSNHSDDMLQGIQGFYEAAAGPVAKITHIVGNGQSNKSESVYLLNDKTHVAVRLPSLYGTKPPFPGYYNSSGKLYNGSWDNPTWVVNNYGSAVNAEDSSETTFVDPDCGCVSWSAVVFSSTVQNTDNDGLLNTWKTNHGYTDVKDGSWVDLTGAVLGQKDLFIQADYMHNCSSLNPDGTCDPANGHSHVPDPTAVAMMKAAFLAQGINLHLAPGNVIPETACTDDYSTSPPKLCPYPGQAGVVGWKGGFEFLKNQPLNYPDEASCEAATSPACIRRFQHGRKDSYHYALFGHSLGLANWTLQDGSLASLVDASNVATLTTLYPHGLTAGTDRVTVSDAISSANLSGTYFVQSVTSANSFTIQTANVPDGSYTKTTDPSLSVSKGTAGTTSGYSDIGGADSTITLGGWGADGQTVPVQAGTFMHELGHTLALTHGGLYFDTPGSSVGTIGPNCKPNFQSVMNYLFQVDLLGPNNVLDYSSQELTPLDESSASPSNVLASALFGTTTWYAPNQPVGSAATHHCDGSPLLATDPATFRLDGPSAAIQWSAGQDINFDGIPSSTLRGFNDWAHVDLRQIGATGNNIPGAGIFGVGGGIFGVGGGIFGVGGGIFGVGGGIFGVGGGIFGVGGGIFGVGGGIFGVGGGLGSGEITVEVANSVVRPPRNLNATLTAANAIQLSWTAPSFGTISAYKIYRAVNGGAASLYTTVTGAPPATSYLDTQVGCASYTYFVTAVLASDGRESVPSNTTASINVPCIFVGFLSPLATAGDSSNSGALEDDLIPIKWQITGPGGNFISALNFNTLGVYFSPLPANHVCPLPSTVPPGTNLTSLYNPSTGAVAAHSSFSYDTVHNQFVFKWNAEYFHTGCYIIELDLQDGHVERTALRVFEW
- a CDS encoding cold-shock protein, which codes for MEQGTVKWFNDAKGYGFISRQNGEDVFVHYSAIQAGGFRSLQEGQVVQFNVVKGPKGWQAENVQPV
- the rocF gene encoding arginase translates to MPDGTTPHTPPAPGPILAPSILPKKIRVIGVPLDLGQTRRGVDMGCSAVRVAGLEARLEQLGHKVEDAGNIGVAIAETKASFGAANARYLKEITQTCTKEAELVVKTLEAGKVPLAVGGDHSIAVGTVSGVSEFYRRQNQAAGLLWIDAHSDINTPHSSPSGNVHGMPLAAIMGLWPSELANIFGFSPKVRPENCVLIGVRDVDTIEKENIKRAGIEVFTMRDIDERGMRTVMEEALRMAGRGTAGYHVSLDMDWIDPEDAPGVGTPVRGGATYREAHLAMEIIADHGRMVSFEIVEVNPVIDEHNRTADLAVELALSAFGKKIL